One stretch of Armigeres subalbatus isolate Guangzhou_Male chromosome 2, GZ_Asu_2, whole genome shotgun sequence DNA includes these proteins:
- the LOC134215863 gene encoding UBX domain-containing protein 6, translating to MSNKLKKFIAKQKLKFGAAGSGRKLNSEVPQPSSSQKTHSSSKKDVYVPPKRKELSAEAKAAAEAALSRVQHTDRKEFNTSLAAIKAQVRRELESERQAKEQAVQEGSSGDNIPDNERKDLAVQGVFFQCPLISEEILPRKEWKVKIKDFLYQQMEHEKGLSACLIVYNCNPKEKYEPCVETLIKCLENIHNNPNEEKYKKIRMNNKMFCEKIKVCEGAVDLLHAAGFAEITLDDEPYLIWSEENMEAETTLQSLIEALKCSEPIHLELDRNIQVLLPSQVRRTNLPDDFYRISVEEIKREQQRRTQAMEDAQILKTKAMREKEEQRVMNRYKFTLIRVRFPNGVFLQGTFNVYEKLSQVYEFVQSCLMHEASEFVLISSTEQRFTEADLDKSLYDLKLIPTILFNFSYENDSQQLSDYLKEELMLLIQSI from the coding sequence ATGTCCAACAAGCTGAAAAAATTCATCGCCAAGCAGAAGTTGAAATTTGGCGCTGCTGGCTCAGGGCGTAAGCTCAACTCCGAAGTCCCACAGCCAAGTTCATCCCAGAAGACGCATTCGTCTTCTAAGAAAGACGTCTACGTCCCACCGAAGCGGAAAGAACTGTCCGCAGAAGCTAAGGCTGCTGCGGAGGCAGCCCTATCCCGTGTGCAGCATACCGATAGAAAGGAATTCAACACTTCGTTGGCGGCAATCAAGGCACAAGTTCGCCGAGAGTTGGAAAGTGAACGCCAGGCAAAGGAACAGGCTGTGCAAGAAGGATCCAGCGGAGACAACATTCCAGATAACGAGAGAAAAGACCTGGCGGTGCAAGGGGTATTTTTCCAATGTCCGCTGATCAGTGAGGAAATTTTGCCCCGTAAAGAATGGAAAGTCAAGATCAAAGACTTCCTATACCAACAAATGGAACACGAGAAGGGTCTGTCAGCTTGCCTAATAGTGTACAATTGTAATCCCAAAGAAAAGTACGAGCCTTGTGTGGAAACGCTTATAAAATGTTTGGAAAATATACACAACAACCCTAACGAGGAAAAATACAAGAAAATTAGGATGAACAACAAAATGTTTTGCGAAAAGATCAAGGTGTGTGAAGGAGCCGTAGACTTGTTGCATGCGGCTGGCTTTGCAGAAATCACATTAGATGACGAGCCTTATCTTATTTGGTCGGAGGAAAACATGGAAGCCGAAACAACTCTCCAGAGTCTGATCGAAGCGCTAAAATGCTCCGAGCCCATTCATCTGGAATTGGATCGCAACATCCAGGTGCTGCTCCCATCGCAGGTTCGTAGGACGAATCTTCCGGATGATTTCTACCGCATATCAGTGGAAGAAATCAAACGTGAACAACAACGACGTACGCAAGCGATGGAAGATGCGCAAATACTGAAAACCAAAGCGATGCGTGAGAAGGAAGAACAACGAGTCATGAACCGTTACAAGTTCACGTTGATCAGAGTGCGTTTCCCGAATGGAGTTTTCCTGCAGGGCACATTCAACGTCTATGAAAAACTGTCCCAGGTTTATGAGTTTGTCCAGTCCTGCTTGATGCACGAGGCGTCGGAGTTTGTGCTGATCTCATCAACCGAGCAACGATTCACGGAGGCAGACCTCGATAAATCGTTGTACGATCTGAAGCTGATTCCAACGATTCTATTCAATTTTAGTTATGAAAACGATTCCCAACAGCTAAGTGATTATTTGAAAGAAGAACTTATGCTTCTAATTCAATCTATTTAG
- the LOC134215864 gene encoding ribonuclease kappa, with translation MPICGPKLSLCGLIVSVWGIIQLLLMGVFYYIHSVALIEDLPLEEHYSTPQEFYAAADRAYSQNAYNCWIAACIYVLTLVFSGQQFYANSRSTVA, from the exons ATGCCAATCTGCGGACCAAAACTGTCGCTCTGCGGCCTGATCGTTTCCGTCTGGGGTATTATCCAGCTG CTCTTGATGGGAGTCTTCTACTACATCCACAGTGTGGCTCTGATTGAGGATCTTCCGTTGGAAGAGCATTATAGCACTCCGCAGGAGTTCTACGCGGCAGCTGATCGAGCCTACAGTCAG aACGCCTATAACTGTTGGATTGCGGCATGTATCTATGTGCTCACTTTGGTATTCTCCGGTCAGCAGTTCTACGCCAATAGTCGCTCAACTGTTGCTTAA